In one Pseudarthrobacter oxydans genomic region, the following are encoded:
- a CDS encoding GntR family transcriptional regulator: MPASAAAITGDIDRSSGTAIYVQLREILRTYIADSCPPGSALPSERDLAERFGLARMTVRQAIDALVGEEVIERVVGLGTFVRRPKLDLQVKLTSYSEEMQRRGMVPAAKVLSFEQIAASAFLARELQLDEGTPLVRFRRLLLADGEPMSVDENFIPAHRVPGLLDGEPPTSLYNVLSEQFGLVMEWGEDMIEATAASPSTARLLNVEVGAPLLKIQRHAFVARAMVDYSVSYYRADRYKLWVPLQRPGARRARNH; this comes from the coding sequence ATGCCAGCTAGTGCGGCAGCCATCACCGGCGACATCGACCGGTCCAGTGGCACGGCCATCTACGTCCAGCTGCGTGAGATCCTGCGTACCTACATCGCCGACTCCTGCCCGCCGGGATCAGCCCTGCCGTCTGAACGGGATCTCGCCGAACGGTTCGGCCTTGCCCGCATGACCGTCCGCCAGGCGATTGATGCGTTGGTAGGCGAAGAAGTGATCGAGAGAGTAGTGGGCCTGGGCACGTTCGTCCGCCGGCCTAAGCTCGATCTCCAGGTCAAACTGACGTCCTACAGCGAGGAGATGCAGCGACGCGGGATGGTCCCCGCGGCGAAGGTCCTGAGCTTTGAGCAGATTGCCGCCAGTGCGTTCCTTGCACGCGAGCTGCAGTTGGATGAGGGAACGCCATTGGTGCGTTTCCGGCGCCTGCTCCTGGCCGACGGTGAACCCATGAGCGTTGACGAGAACTTCATTCCGGCCCACCGGGTGCCTGGACTGCTGGACGGGGAACCGCCCACCTCGCTGTACAACGTCCTCAGCGAGCAATTTGGGCTGGTGATGGAATGGGGCGAGGACATGATCGAGGCCACCGCGGCTTCGCCGTCCACCGCGCGGTTGCTGAACGTGGAGGTGGGTGCGCCGCTCCTTAAGATCCAGCGGCATGCCTTCGTAGCCCGGGCCATGGTTGACTATTCGGTCTCCTACTACCGCGCAGACAGGTACAAGCTATGGGTGCCGCTGCAGCGCCCGGGTGCACGCCGGGCACGTAACCACTGA
- a CDS encoding HPr family phosphocarrier protein — MPTHNAVVKASVGLHARPAALFVRAVTETGLPVTISKEGGPGVDARSLLQVMAADFHQGCIVELGVSDAAVRGPLGRQVAEDALRALGELLESQGAA, encoded by the coding sequence TTGCCAACACATAACGCCGTGGTCAAAGCATCGGTGGGCCTGCACGCCAGGCCTGCCGCCCTATTTGTACGGGCTGTTACGGAAACCGGACTGCCGGTGACCATCTCCAAGGAGGGTGGCCCAGGCGTTGATGCGCGCTCCCTGCTGCAGGTAATGGCGGCGGATTTTCACCAGGGATGCATCGTGGAGCTTGGCGTCAGCGACGCGGCCGTCAGAGGCCCGCTGGGGCGCCAGGTGGCCGAGGACGCCTTGCGGGCGCTTGGCGAGCTGCTGGAGTCGCAGGGCGCAGCCTAG
- a CDS encoding cytochrome c oxidase subunit 4: MKIESWIFGAGVFFFVPVSLVYGFLTNWGEWVGILGILLVGGLAGMIGGYLGFTGKRVGMRPEDRSDAEIHEGAGEQGHFSPWSWWPLVLGIACATGFLGLAVGFWIVFIAAGLAVVALIGWVYEYSRGDHAH; encoded by the coding sequence ATGAAAATTGAATCTTGGATTTTTGGTGCCGGAGTCTTCTTCTTCGTCCCGGTGTCCCTGGTCTATGGCTTCCTGACCAACTGGGGCGAATGGGTGGGCATCCTCGGCATCCTGCTGGTGGGCGGACTTGCCGGCATGATTGGCGGCTACCTTGGCTTCACCGGGAAGCGCGTTGGTATGCGCCCCGAGGACCGCAGCGATGCTGAGATCCACGAAGGCGCCGGCGAGCAGGGACACTTCAGCCCCTGGAGCTGGTGGCCGCTGGTCCTGGGAATCGCGTGCGCAACAGGTTTCCTGGGCCTTGCGGTCGGTTTCTGGATTGTGTTCATCGCGGCCGGCCTGGCAGTAGTGGCACTCATCGGCTGGGTGTACGAATACAGCCGCGGAGACCACGCGCACTAA
- the ctaD gene encoding cytochrome c oxidase subunit I — MATYTQTAPAGTLEASVVPKSKGRIVVNWITSTDHKTIGYMYLIASFVFFCLGGVMALLIRAELFEPGMQILQTKEQYNQLFTMHGTVMLLMFATPLFAGFTNVIMPLQIGAPDVAFPRLNALAFWFFLFGSTIAVSGFITPQGAASFGWFAYAPLSNTTFSPGIGGDLWVFGLALSGFGTILGAVNFITTIICMRAPGMTMWRMPIFTWNALVTSILVLMAFPPLAAALFALGADRRFGAHIFDPENGGAVLWQHLFWFFGHPEVYIIALPFFGIVSEIFPVFSRKPIFGYKGLVYATIAIAALSVTVWAHHMYVTGSVLLPFFAFMTMLIAVPTGVKFFNWIGTMWRGSLTFETPMLWSIGFLITFLFGGLTGIILASPPLDFHVSDSYFVVAHFHYVVFGTVVFAMFAGFYFWWPKFTGKMLNERLGKIHFWLLFLGFHGTFLIQHWLGVEGMPRRYADYLVEDNFTWMNQFSTVASFVLGASLIPFFWNVYITWRNGEKVQVDDPWGFGASLEWATSCPPPRHNFTSLPRIRSERPALDLHHPELRQVHTVESPAPAAQVLGNADQRDN; from the coding sequence GTGGCTACTTATACCCAGACCGCACCTGCCGGAACCCTCGAGGCTTCCGTAGTTCCTAAGTCCAAGGGACGCATCGTCGTCAACTGGATCACCTCCACCGACCACAAGACCATCGGGTACATGTACCTGATCGCGTCGTTCGTGTTCTTCTGCCTGGGCGGCGTCATGGCGCTGCTCATCCGCGCCGAACTGTTCGAGCCCGGCATGCAGATCCTGCAGACCAAAGAGCAGTACAACCAGCTCTTCACGATGCACGGCACCGTCATGCTGCTGATGTTCGCGACACCGCTGTTCGCCGGCTTCACCAACGTCATCATGCCGCTGCAGATCGGTGCCCCCGACGTCGCGTTCCCGCGGCTGAACGCCCTGGCCTTCTGGTTCTTCCTCTTTGGTTCCACCATCGCGGTGTCCGGTTTCATCACCCCGCAGGGTGCGGCATCGTTCGGCTGGTTCGCCTACGCGCCGCTGTCCAACACGACGTTCAGCCCCGGCATCGGTGGCGACCTGTGGGTGTTCGGCCTGGCGCTGTCCGGCTTCGGCACCATCCTGGGCGCGGTCAACTTCATCACCACCATCATCTGTATGCGTGCCCCCGGCATGACCATGTGGCGGATGCCCATCTTCACCTGGAACGCCCTGGTGACTTCCATCCTCGTGCTGATGGCCTTCCCGCCGCTGGCGGCTGCTCTGTTCGCGCTCGGTGCCGACCGCCGCTTCGGTGCCCACATCTTCGATCCGGAAAACGGCGGTGCCGTCCTCTGGCAGCACCTGTTCTGGTTCTTCGGCCACCCCGAGGTGTACATCATCGCGCTGCCGTTCTTCGGCATCGTTTCGGAGATCTTCCCGGTGTTCAGCCGCAAACCGATCTTCGGCTACAAGGGCCTGGTCTACGCCACCATCGCCATCGCCGCACTGTCGGTAACCGTGTGGGCACACCACATGTACGTCACCGGATCCGTGCTGCTGCCGTTCTTCGCGTTCATGACCATGCTGATCGCGGTTCCGACCGGTGTGAAGTTCTTCAACTGGATCGGCACCATGTGGCGCGGTTCGCTGACGTTCGAGACCCCGATGCTCTGGAGTATCGGCTTCCTGATCACCTTCCTGTTCGGCGGCCTCACCGGCATCATCCTGGCGTCCCCGCCGCTGGACTTCCACGTCTCGGACTCCTACTTCGTGGTGGCGCACTTCCACTACGTGGTGTTCGGCACCGTGGTGTTCGCGATGTTCGCCGGCTTCTACTTCTGGTGGCCGAAGTTCACCGGGAAGATGCTGAACGAGCGCCTGGGCAAGATCCACTTCTGGCTGCTGTTCCTTGGCTTCCACGGGACGTTCCTCATCCAGCACTGGCTGGGTGTCGAAGGCATGCCGCGCCGTTACGCGGACTACCTGGTGGAGGACAACTTCACCTGGATGAACCAGTTCTCCACCGTGGCATCGTTCGTCCTGGGCGCCTCCCTGATCCCGTTCTTCTGGAACGTCTACATCACGTGGCGCAACGGGGAAAAGGTCCAGGTTGATGATCCGTGGGGCTTCGGCGCCTCGCTGGAATGGGCCACGTCCTGCCCGCCGCCGCGGCACAACTTCACCTCGCTGCCCCGGATCCGTTCCGAGCGGCCCGCCCTGGACCTGCACCACCCGGAACTTCGCCAGGTCCACACCGTTGAGTCACCGGCGCCGGCCGCCCAGGTACTCGGAAACGCCGACCAGAGGGACAACTGA
- the coxB gene encoding cytochrome c oxidase subunit II encodes MSSQNRTGSRRKTITTISSLAIAGALVLTGCSPEVEKGWLPTERGTTSNTDRIMDLWVNSWIAALVVGIITWGLIVWCLVAYRRRKGTVGFPRQTSFNLPLEVFYLTIPLFMVVVFFYFTDRDQQAIDNRSQPADVVVDVRGKQWAWDFNYKAGDVIQEDVHEAGVQAHLTGNTIDKEQLPTLYLPVNKSVDLELNARDVIHSFWVPAFLQKRDMIPGKTNYIRFTPTKEGTYDGKCAELCGEYHSEMLFRVKVVSESEFQAHMNELREAGNTGLLGVEYDRNPNLNEIK; translated from the coding sequence GTGAGTTCGCAGAACCGAACCGGCAGCCGACGCAAAACGATCACAACGATCTCAAGCTTGGCAATTGCCGGCGCGTTGGTTTTGACCGGATGTTCGCCAGAGGTAGAGAAAGGGTGGCTGCCCACTGAACGTGGCACCACCAGCAACACCGACCGCATCATGGACCTCTGGGTCAACTCATGGATTGCCGCCCTGGTTGTGGGCATCATTACCTGGGGCCTGATCGTCTGGTGCCTTGTTGCATACCGCCGCCGCAAGGGCACCGTCGGGTTCCCGCGGCAGACCAGCTTCAACCTGCCCCTTGAAGTCTTTTACCTGACCATCCCCCTGTTCATGGTTGTGGTGTTCTTCTACTTCACCGACCGTGACCAGCAGGCGATTGACAACCGCTCCCAGCCTGCCGACGTCGTTGTCGACGTCCGCGGCAAGCAGTGGGCCTGGGACTTCAACTACAAGGCCGGCGACGTCATCCAAGAGGACGTCCACGAGGCCGGGGTGCAGGCGCACCTCACGGGCAACACCATCGATAAGGAACAGCTCCCCACCCTGTACCTGCCGGTCAACAAGTCTGTTGACCTCGAACTCAACGCACGCGACGTCATCCACTCCTTCTGGGTCCCCGCTTTCCTCCAGAAGCGCGACATGATCCCGGGCAAGACCAACTACATCAGGTTCACCCCCACCAAAGAGGGCACCTACGACGGCAAGTGTGCCGAACTTTGCGGTGAGTACCACTCCGAAATGCTGTTCCGCGTGAAGGTGGTGTCGGAATCCGAATTCCAGGCCCACATGAACGAGCTGCGCGAAGCCGGCAACACGGGTCTCCTCGGCGTCGAGTACGACCGCAACCCGAACCTGAACGAAATTAAGTAA
- a CDS encoding iron-sulfur cluster assembly accessory protein — MSTATNENSTGTTSTASDELPVHEVKLTDVAAGKVRSLLEQEGRTDLRLRVAVQPGGCSGLIYQLYFDERLLDGDAVRDYDGVEVVVDKMSVPYLSGASIDFEDTISKQGFTIDNPNAGGSCACGDSFH, encoded by the coding sequence ATGAGCACCGCAACCAATGAGAACAGCACCGGTACCACCAGCACGGCCAGTGACGAACTGCCCGTCCACGAGGTCAAGCTGACCGACGTCGCCGCAGGTAAGGTACGCAGTCTTCTCGAGCAGGAAGGCCGTACGGATCTGCGCCTCCGGGTTGCAGTGCAGCCCGGCGGCTGCTCCGGACTGATCTACCAGCTCTACTTCGATGAGCGGCTCCTGGACGGAGACGCAGTCCGGGATTATGACGGCGTCGAGGTTGTCGTGGACAAGATGAGCGTTCCGTACCTTAGCGGTGCCAGCATCGACTTCGAGGACACCATCTCCAAGCAGGGCTTCACCATCGACAACCCGAACGCCGGCGGCTCTTGCGCGTGTGGGGATTCGTTCCACTAA
- a CDS encoding dipeptidase, which translates to MTSLPTGTPQNHNALPSPGLAGSNRTEDLRSSIDRSFNQTLARLKELVAIPGIAWPSFDRAPLERSAEAVAELLRGTGLGNVQILGCNKPDGTPGGPAVVAQRPAADGKPTILLYAHHDVQPAGDQSLWETEPFTAVEKDGRLYGRGAADDKAGIMAHLAAYAAVTEVLGNSLGLGVTFFFEGEEEAGSPTFRSFLEANRELLRADVIVVADSSNWKVGVPALTTSLRGLVDGTIEVQVLDHAVHSGMYGGPVLDAPTLLSRLIATLHDDEGNVAIEGLVARDTATVDLSEEDYRADASVLDGVRLAGSGSIASRLWTKPALSIIGFDAPSVEAASNTLLPRARAKFSLRLAPGQVPEEAMEAVRRHVAANAPFGAKVTFTPGESGNPFLTDTSSSAASLAMWALGEAWGVKAVETGIGGSIPFIADLTELYPDVQILVTGVEDPDSRAHSANESLHLGDFRKAILAEALLLARINDQGL; encoded by the coding sequence ATGACTTCATTGCCGACGGGCACGCCGCAAAACCATAATGCCCTTCCATCACCGGGCCTTGCCGGAAGCAACCGGACGGAAGACCTTCGCAGCTCCATAGACCGGTCCTTCAACCAGACCTTGGCCCGGCTCAAAGAGCTGGTCGCCATCCCCGGCATCGCCTGGCCAAGCTTTGACCGGGCCCCGCTGGAACGCAGCGCCGAAGCTGTAGCGGAACTGCTCCGCGGCACCGGACTCGGAAACGTCCAGATCCTTGGCTGCAACAAGCCTGACGGCACGCCGGGAGGGCCCGCCGTCGTCGCCCAACGGCCTGCCGCCGACGGCAAGCCGACGATCCTCCTCTATGCCCACCACGACGTCCAGCCCGCGGGTGATCAGAGTCTGTGGGAGACGGAACCGTTCACCGCCGTCGAGAAGGACGGACGCCTGTACGGCCGCGGCGCGGCGGACGATAAAGCCGGCATCATGGCGCACCTGGCGGCATACGCAGCAGTTACGGAGGTGCTCGGGAACTCGCTGGGGCTCGGCGTCACGTTCTTCTTTGAGGGTGAGGAAGAAGCCGGCTCGCCTACTTTCCGCTCTTTCCTGGAGGCAAACCGGGAACTGCTCCGCGCCGACGTCATCGTCGTCGCCGATTCCAGCAACTGGAAGGTTGGGGTTCCGGCCCTGACTACCAGCCTGCGGGGCCTGGTGGACGGAACCATCGAAGTCCAGGTCCTCGACCACGCCGTGCACTCCGGTATGTACGGGGGACCGGTGCTGGATGCGCCCACCCTCCTGTCGCGCCTCATCGCCACCCTGCACGACGACGAAGGAAATGTCGCCATCGAGGGACTGGTGGCAAGGGATACAGCCACGGTTGACCTTTCCGAGGAAGACTACCGGGCAGACGCTTCAGTACTCGACGGCGTCCGGCTTGCCGGGTCGGGCAGCATCGCCTCCCGATTGTGGACCAAGCCGGCCCTGTCCATCATCGGGTTCGACGCTCCGTCAGTGGAGGCGGCTTCGAACACCCTGTTGCCCCGCGCCCGGGCGAAGTTCAGCCTGCGCCTCGCCCCTGGCCAGGTCCCGGAGGAAGCCATGGAGGCTGTGCGCCGGCATGTTGCGGCAAACGCACCCTTCGGCGCGAAGGTGACCTTCACGCCGGGGGAGAGCGGCAACCCGTTCCTGACCGACACGTCGTCGTCTGCGGCGTCACTGGCCATGTGGGCGCTGGGAGAGGCCTGGGGGGTCAAAGCCGTGGAAACAGGGATCGGCGGATCCATTCCCTTTATTGCCGACCTCACGGAACTGTATCCGGACGTGCAGATCCTGGTGACCGGTGTGGAGGATCCGGACTCCCGGGCGCACAGTGCGAACGAGTCCCTGCACCTTGGCGATTTCCGCAAGGCCATCCTTGCCGAGGCCCTGCTCCTGGCCCGGATTAACGACCAGGGACTCTAG
- a CDS encoding DUF3043 domain-containing protein yields the protein MFGRKKEAPSAQQIIDQQAAEPGRTEGLSGKGAPTPTRKAQEAARRRPLVPEDRKASKAAERQAIQDQRLKMRQALDTGDERFLPLRDKGPQKRFARDYVDARFSLGEYLMFGALVFVLVSLVVPASSDLMIYVLGGFWVMFLAVFVDVFILSRQLRKRLTAKFGEVERGTVWYGSMRSLQFRKLRLPKPQVKRGQYPA from the coding sequence GTGTTCGGACGTAAAAAGGAAGCGCCCTCGGCGCAGCAAATAATAGACCAACAGGCTGCAGAGCCGGGGCGGACAGAGGGCTTGAGCGGCAAGGGTGCCCCAACTCCCACGCGTAAGGCACAGGAGGCGGCCCGCAGGCGGCCACTTGTCCCGGAAGACCGTAAAGCCTCGAAGGCTGCCGAGCGCCAGGCAATCCAGGACCAGCGGCTTAAGATGCGCCAGGCGCTGGACACCGGTGACGAACGGTTCCTGCCGCTGCGCGACAAGGGTCCGCAGAAACGGTTTGCCCGTGATTACGTTGACGCACGTTTCAGCCTCGGTGAGTACCTGATGTTCGGCGCCCTCGTATTCGTCCTGGTGTCGTTGGTGGTCCCGGCGTCCAGCGACTTGATGATCTACGTCCTCGGCGGGTTCTGGGTGATGTTCCTGGCCGTCTTCGTGGACGTGTTCATCCTGTCCCGCCAGCTTCGCAAGCGGCTGACCGCCAAATTCGGCGAGGTGGAGCGCGGAACCGTGTGGTACGGCTCCATGCGTTCCCTGCAGTTCCGCAAGCTCCGCCTCCCCAAGCCCCAGGTCAAGCGCGGCCAGTACCCGGCCTGA
- a CDS encoding quinone-dependent dihydroorotate dehydrogenase, translating to MRVYPTFFRLAFSWMDAERAHKIGFKGIRLAHRSGAGKVLAKLTAPAPSLQTTAFGITFPSPFGLAAGFDKEGHGIEALTELGFGHVEVGTITGQAQPGNEKPRLFRLVEDRAVINRMGFNNDGATAVAPRLKAARAALQRRHRGVRPVIGVNIGKTKTVELADAVEDYLVSARSLAPAADYLVVNVSSPNTPGLRLLQDVESLRPLLTAVGQEADRSAGRHVPLLVKIAPDLSDEDIDDVARLALDLKLDGIIATNTTIARSGLSTPAEEVEKCGAGGLSGAPLKQRSLDVLRRLKQVTGDALTLVAVGGVETAQDVQDRLDAGATLVQGYTAFLYEGPFWAARINRELAKSRRP from the coding sequence ATGCGCGTTTATCCCACATTCTTCAGGCTGGCCTTTTCATGGATGGACGCCGAGCGCGCCCACAAGATCGGATTCAAGGGCATCAGGCTGGCGCATCGCTCCGGTGCGGGGAAGGTGCTGGCGAAGCTGACGGCTCCAGCACCGTCGCTCCAGACCACGGCCTTCGGAATCACCTTTCCATCGCCGTTCGGGCTTGCTGCCGGCTTCGACAAGGAAGGCCATGGGATCGAGGCCCTGACGGAGCTTGGCTTCGGCCACGTTGAGGTGGGAACCATCACCGGGCAGGCCCAGCCGGGCAACGAGAAACCTCGGCTCTTCCGCCTGGTGGAGGACCGCGCGGTCATCAACCGCATGGGATTCAACAACGACGGCGCAACCGCCGTGGCCCCGCGGCTCAAGGCCGCGCGCGCTGCCCTCCAGCGCCGGCACCGGGGCGTGCGCCCCGTCATCGGCGTCAATATCGGCAAGACCAAAACGGTGGAGCTTGCCGATGCGGTGGAGGACTACCTCGTCAGTGCCCGCAGCCTTGCACCTGCTGCGGACTACCTGGTGGTCAACGTAAGTTCGCCCAATACCCCCGGCCTGCGGCTGCTGCAGGATGTGGAGTCGCTCCGGCCGCTGCTGACGGCTGTGGGCCAGGAAGCGGACAGGTCGGCAGGCCGCCACGTCCCCCTGCTTGTAAAGATCGCCCCGGACCTCAGCGACGAGGATATCGACGACGTCGCACGCCTGGCGCTGGACCTCAAGCTGGACGGCATTATCGCCACCAACACCACCATCGCCAGGAGCGGCCTGTCCACGCCGGCGGAAGAGGTGGAAAAGTGCGGCGCCGGAGGGCTCTCGGGTGCGCCGCTGAAGCAGCGCTCCCTCGACGTGCTGCGCCGCCTGAAGCAGGTCACCGGTGACGCCCTCACCCTGGTGGCCGTGGGCGGCGTTGAAACGGCACAGGACGTCCAGGACAGGCTCGACGCCGGGGCCACCCTGGTCCAGGGCTATACCGCCTTCCTCTATGAAGGACCGTTCTGGGCTGCCCGGATCAACCGCGAACTGGCGAAGAGCCGCCGGCCCTAG
- a CDS encoding alpha/beta hydrolase produces MEWQQDILGADFESHAFRATGPDGVERTATLVRFRPALTKLPPSPGRRSAVLFLHGWSDYFFNADLARFWSTAGYDFYALDMHNHGRSLRPDFPGGYVADLMDYDAEIEAAFQLIGQDGADPSLTLMGHSTGGLVAALWASRHPGRVSRLVLNSPWLEMHGSSLVRRAASRMVGPVARFRPEAVLRLPERGFYWRTISSSADGEWTLDDRYRPPMAFPVRAGWLNAVLSGHSKVARGLNIDVPILVLLSSGSANGLFWSEEMRRTDAVLDVNIIATRALTLGRTVTVERIDGALHDVFLSRAAVRADAYARLARWLKAYGDEEPSESWKSG; encoded by the coding sequence ATGGAATGGCAGCAGGACATCCTGGGCGCTGACTTCGAGTCGCACGCCTTCCGCGCCACGGGGCCGGACGGTGTGGAGCGCACCGCCACGCTGGTCCGGTTCCGCCCAGCACTGACGAAGTTGCCTCCATCCCCGGGCCGGCGCAGCGCCGTCCTGTTCCTGCATGGCTGGAGCGACTATTTCTTCAACGCGGACCTTGCCCGATTCTGGTCCACGGCGGGTTACGACTTCTACGCACTGGACATGCACAACCACGGCCGGAGCCTGCGTCCGGATTTCCCGGGCGGATACGTCGCCGACCTCATGGACTACGATGCCGAAATCGAAGCTGCATTCCAACTGATCGGCCAGGACGGCGCGGACCCCTCGCTGACCCTTATGGGCCATTCGACAGGAGGACTGGTGGCGGCGCTGTGGGCCAGCCGGCACCCCGGCCGGGTCTCCCGGCTGGTCCTGAACAGCCCGTGGCTGGAGATGCACGGCAGCTCACTGGTGCGGCGTGCGGCATCCAGGATGGTGGGACCGGTCGCGCGGTTCCGGCCCGAAGCCGTGCTTAGGCTTCCGGAACGGGGGTTCTACTGGCGGACCATCAGCAGCTCGGCCGACGGTGAGTGGACTCTGGATGACCGGTACCGTCCCCCGATGGCGTTTCCCGTGCGGGCAGGCTGGCTCAATGCCGTGCTGTCCGGGCACTCCAAGGTGGCGCGGGGCCTCAACATTGATGTTCCCATCCTTGTCCTGCTGTCCAGCGGCAGCGCCAACGGCCTCTTCTGGTCTGAAGAGATGCGGCGGACGGATGCCGTACTTGACGTCAACATCATCGCCACGCGTGCCCTCACCCTTGGCCGTACGGTGACGGTGGAACGCATCGACGGTGCCCTTCATGACGTGTTCCTCTCCCGCGCCGCGGTGCGTGCCGATGCCTACGCCCGGTTGGCACGCTGGCTTAAGGCCTATGGGGACGAGGAGCCATCCGAAAGTTGGAAGAGCGGATGA
- a CDS encoding alpha/beta hydrolase codes for MSKGHAGRERVADQWSADILGPRFEQRVLPLEPDDEGEVCATLVRCTGQGPRQGTAEQRAAVNVVLYVHGWADYFLQAEVAEYLTGAGFPFYAVDLRKFGRSLRPWQTPGFTDDLGVYDADLAAAIAAIREDFEDALGPGVFPTVHVLAHSLGGLITALWADRNPKAVGTLILNAPWLELQGSSIIRTIAMHLVDPLSRADPRRPLWLPEMPGYWQSVSSEAHGEWHLDPQWRPRASFPIRAGWAKAVLAGHAAVERRLDIRAPALVMLSDRTRIQIEWSAELMEADAVIDVEETAHRALRLGRRVAVFRYPGAIHDVFLSRRGVREEACRDLAAWLRGYPA; via the coding sequence ATGAGCAAAGGGCACGCGGGCCGGGAAAGAGTCGCTGACCAATGGTCTGCCGACATCCTGGGGCCGCGTTTCGAGCAGCGCGTGCTGCCCCTGGAACCCGATGATGAAGGCGAAGTGTGCGCAACGCTTGTCCGTTGCACCGGCCAGGGACCCCGGCAGGGTACGGCGGAACAGCGGGCGGCTGTCAACGTGGTCCTTTACGTCCACGGCTGGGCGGACTACTTCCTCCAGGCGGAAGTCGCGGAGTACCTCACCGGGGCGGGGTTCCCTTTCTACGCCGTTGACCTGCGCAAGTTCGGCCGCAGCCTGCGCCCCTGGCAGACGCCCGGCTTCACTGATGACCTGGGAGTCTACGATGCTGACCTGGCGGCCGCCATCGCGGCGATCAGGGAGGACTTCGAGGACGCCCTGGGACCGGGAGTCTTCCCCACGGTGCACGTCCTGGCGCACTCCCTGGGCGGGCTTATCACCGCCCTGTGGGCTGACCGGAACCCGAAGGCGGTGGGCACCCTGATCCTGAACGCACCGTGGCTGGAACTGCAGGGGAGCAGCATCATCCGCACCATTGCCATGCACCTGGTGGACCCGCTGTCCAGGGCCGATCCCCGCCGCCCATTGTGGCTTCCGGAGATGCCCGGCTACTGGCAGAGCGTCAGCAGCGAGGCCCACGGGGAATGGCACCTCGACCCGCAGTGGCGCCCACGGGCTTCCTTTCCCATTCGGGCAGGATGGGCCAAGGCAGTCCTTGCCGGCCACGCCGCGGTGGAACGGCGGCTGGACATCCGGGCCCCGGCCCTGGTCATGCTGTCGGACCGCACCCGCATCCAAATCGAGTGGTCGGCGGAATTGATGGAGGCGGACGCCGTCATCGATGTCGAGGAGACAGCCCACCGTGCGCTCCGCCTTGGACGGCGGGTGGCGGTGTTCCGCTATCCCGGTGCCATCCACGACGTTTTCCTGTCCCGCCGCGGGGTGCGGGAGGAAGCCTGCCGGGACCTCGCGGCGTGGCTCAGGGGCTACCCAGCCTAA
- a CDS encoding isoprenyl transferase: protein MALGKKNPASRKRTHPVVAPYPHPSGAVAPSIPAEFIPRHVAIVMDGNGRWANQRGLPRIEGHKAGEPALLDVMAGAIELGIEYVSVYAFSTENWRRSPEEVRFLMGFNKDVLRRQRNQLDEWGVRVRWSGRRPRLWGSVIRELEEAEEFTAGNSTCTLTMCVNYGGRAEITDAVSAIAAEVAAGRLKPGAITERTIQKYLDEPDLPDVDLFLRSSGEQRLSNFMLWQSAYAEFVFMDTLWPDVDRRTLWAAVEEYARRDRRYGGAVDAAAPAGS, encoded by the coding sequence GTGGCCCTCGGCAAAAAGAACCCCGCGTCCCGAAAGCGCACCCACCCGGTGGTTGCACCGTACCCTCATCCCTCCGGAGCCGTGGCGCCCTCCATCCCCGCAGAGTTCATTCCCCGCCACGTGGCGATCGTGATGGACGGCAACGGGCGCTGGGCCAACCAGCGCGGACTGCCCCGGATTGAAGGGCACAAGGCAGGCGAGCCGGCGCTGCTGGACGTCATGGCAGGGGCGATAGAACTCGGCATCGAGTATGTCAGCGTCTATGCCTTCTCCACGGAAAACTGGCGCCGGTCTCCGGAGGAAGTACGCTTCCTGATGGGATTTAACAAGGATGTGCTGCGCCGGCAAAGAAACCAGCTCGATGAATGGGGCGTGCGCGTCCGCTGGTCCGGCCGCCGGCCGCGGCTGTGGGGCTCAGTCATCCGGGAGCTGGAAGAGGCCGAGGAGTTCACCGCGGGCAACAGCACCTGCACGTTGACCATGTGTGTTAATTACGGCGGCCGGGCTGAAATTACCGACGCGGTCTCGGCCATCGCCGCCGAGGTTGCTGCGGGCAGGCTGAAACCCGGTGCCATCACCGAGCGGACCATCCAGAAGTACCTTGACGAGCCGGACCTGCCGGACGTGGACCTGTTCCTCCGCAGCTCGGGCGAGCAGCGGCTGTCCAACTTCATGCTTTGGCAGTCCGCCTACGCCGAGTTCGTTTTCATGGACACGCTGTGGCCCGACGTCGACCGCCGGACGCTCTGGGCGGCAGTGGAGGAGTACGCCCGGCGGGACCGCCGGTACGGCGGGGCGGTGGATGCCGCCGCACCCGCGGGATCCTAG